One stretch of Emys orbicularis isolate rEmyOrb1 chromosome 7, rEmyOrb1.hap1, whole genome shotgun sequence DNA includes these proteins:
- the KCTD6 gene encoding BTB/POZ domain-containing protein KCTD6, translating into MDNGDWGYMMTDPVTINVGGHLYTTSLTTLTRYPDSMLGAMFGGDFPTARDSQGNYFIDRDGPLFRYVLNFLRTSELTLPLDFKEFDLLRKEADFYQIEPLIQCLNDPKPLYPVDTFEEVVELSSTRKLSKYSNPVAVIITQLTITTKVHSLLEGISNHFTKWNKHMMDTRDCQVSFTFGPCDYHQEVSLRVHLMEYITKQGFSIRNTRVHHMSERANENTVEHNWTFCRLARKTDD; encoded by the coding sequence atGACTGATCCAGTCACAATAAATGTGGGTGGACACTTGTATACAACATCCCTCACCACTCTAACAAGATATCCCGATTCAATGCTTGGGGCCATGTTCGGGGGAGACTTCCCCACTGCCAGGGACTCTCAGGGCAATTACTTCATTGACCGAGATGGACCACTTTTCCGGTATGTTCTTAACTTTTTAAGGACTTCAGAGTTGACTTTGCCACTGGACTTCAAGGAATTTGACTTGCTTCGAAAAGAAGCAGATTTTTATCAAATTGAACCCCTAATCCAATGTCTTAATGACCCCAAGCCTTTGTATCCTGTGGATACCTTTGAGGAAGTAGTGGAGTTGTCCAGCACACGGAAACTTTCCAAATATTCCAATCCAGTGGCAGTAATCATAACGCAGTTAACCATCACAACTAAGGTCCATTCATTACTGGAAGGCATTTCAAACCACTTTACCAAGTGGAATAAGCACATGATGGACACAAGAGACTGCCAAGTTTCCTTTACTTTTGGGCCATGTGATTACCACCAGGAAGTTTCCCTCAGAGTCCATCTGATGGAGTACATTACAAAACAAGGTTTCAGTATCAGAAATACAAGAGTTCACCATATGAGCGAGCGGGCCAATGAAAATACAGTGGAGCACAACTGGACTTTCTGTAGACTGGCACGGAAAACGGATGACTGA